Part of the Trypanosoma brucei gambiense DAL972 chromosome 8, complete sequence genome, AGCTGAGCTGCAGGAACAATCAAAGCATGAAGCCGCCATTGCGAGAAATGATTTGGCAGAGGGGGATGCGGCATTTGATGTACAGTCACTCAATAGCCTCTCCGATATGCTAAataatgatgcaaaggaggaTTACAATCGAGTTTGTACGGTACGACGTCATCACCACGTGGAGCCGCACTTCGGTCTTCTCCCACAACGTTCGCACCGACTTTCTACGGTTTCCATTGGGAAAAGTAGTAGGGACGAGAAACTTCAGGCTCACCCTGAGCGTGTTGTGGACTGTCGTTTTCTCCCAATGGAGGAAAAATCTAGGAATTGGTTGCAGAGTTGTTCCGCAAAGGAAGCTTGCAATAGCGTAACGTTGTTGGTGAATCGTGCTGTCGACAACTTTGTTTTAAAGGAGGCGTCCATCTCCTTTGCGGAAACCGCGTCGAGTCACTCCATTCTCTCACTCGATGACGAGTTAGTTTTTCATAACCCTCTCACTTTCCCCGTGTTTAGTGAGCCTGGCGAATCCGATGATCAAAGTGAAGCACTGATGAGGTCTAACTTTGTGGCGCTGCTGCCAACATTTGAATCACAGAAGGCCTCGAGTTGTATGAGTGGAAGTGCGTTCCTACAAATAAATGGGGAACTTTTAACACCAGACGCGAGCAATGCGGTTGAGCTGGCGCCGGAGACCTCACCTGCTATACCAAAAAAGCATCAGCGACCACCGTTGTCTGTTGAGGGAGAAGGAATGGAATTATCTTTGCAAGTTGCGCCGAGTACGTCACTTCACTCGAATGGTGCTGACGAGTTGAATGCCAATAACAGTTGGAGCAGTTCAGCGAATTGCACGAGTTCTCTTCTTGATTCCTTAGCGGCACTCCCGTTGGAATGGAGTTTAGCCGTAATTCAACTTGTTTATCGGGAGGAATTGACGCGGAACGCATTGGTATCAGCGGAGCATGGCACTCGAGCGTGCATGATATCCCTCAAGTGACACGAGTCTCCACTTATTGCTCAAGCGGATCCAAACAATGATATGGGGTCTTCTCCAACTTTCTCGGGTGTGAAGAGGTCGTCCACTTCGTTTACGGAACAAAATACTGTTGAATTTTTTAATAGCCAACCTCATAATTAGTTTTCCAATGTTGATGgtgatgcttttttttttttccccctcttcttcttcttcctcgttttgttttcttctttctttttctgagGAATGGTGCAGGTGAAGCAACTTTCCTCACACCCCtattggattttttttttttgcgttctccctcttttctgtgACATCCGCTGTGCTGGTACGCCGCTTCTGATGTTAATGATGATGGAAGAAAGGAGCggatttgttttgctttgcttttatttttcctctctttccccctcctcttttttttttgtgcgttttCGATTTCTCTTTGGTCTTCACTAGGATCGGGAGAAATCGCTTATTGAATCtaaaatttttctttttagattCGCTCCTCTGTTTATTCTcaactttctcttttactttttccacCCGTTTTAAGCCACATTGCACCCTTATGTTTCTATTCTCCTGCACggtttcattttatatttatttatttattaatacacatgttttattattattattattaaaattaATATACAACGTTATAaatactttctttcctttttccccctttccccgaGGCAATATGAAAATGTACGTATATAAgtatgcatgtatatgtgAACGTGTGGATTAAGTATTAAATTATGTACAAAAGGAAATTGGGAGGACAGCggatatttttcttttttcttttttgccttgtgtgtaataacaacaatgacaacagtaataataataataatggtaataacaacaataataataattattattgtttgccGATGTACGTGTAATGTTTCTATGACTTAAAAAACCGTTGCATCCTTTCAAATGTATTATGTTCCTCCTCAGTGTGGTGATATTATTAATGAAGTATCCGCAGGTTTTGACacattcatttctttcctccgtgctttcttcttctttgtttttttgtttctttgttttttttgttttttgttttgtgtgtgtgcttgtgtgtatttgtttcgtttttcttttgttttgctgattctgtgttttcatttttcttcattttcttcttgggcgttttgcttttgcttttgttttttctttttcttttaccttgaGGCGCTACCACACACTTCATTTTTaaattcatttatttatttgtttgtttttccattcATTTCGGTACTGTAGGCGATTTGAAGATTACCGAATGAAAGGACGGGGCCGTAATGACggaatattttaaaaaaaaaacaaaaagaagaaaagaaaagagacgaaaattaaaaggaggaaaaagcggtaaaaagaaacaaaaagcaaaattaaaagagagcaaaaaaaaaattaaagcgATAAATATACTCAAAACTTGTGTATGCGTTTACGTTTTGAGGTTTCGAGCGCGTTGGTCAgttttcttcgtttcttcctttttctttgtttatttttcttgtgtcAACGGAGGTGTTTTCAGTAGTGGTGtttaacaaaagaaaagggttagagagagagaaagagggaagtagttcagatttttgttttaaccctttcttttttcttttttctttttatgcaaaggaaagtaaaaaaagaaaaaaaagtccaCGGAAGGAACGAAAGgagtaatttaaaaaaaaaaatgaaaaattgcACTTCTGAGTAAATGAGGGGGAGatcaccttttcttttcttttctttttttgttttaaaatgTAGATATTTAAATGTTTGAAATTGCGTAACCTTGCGTGCACTAccttgttgtatttccgaTAATCCGcgtgatctttttttttttgtcgcatTGAAATTTATTAccccttttgtgttttttttacttttgttccGCTTCGTTTTCTCCTTAACCACATGCCTCCCGCTTGTTTTCTGCCATTCTtttggaaagaaggaaagaaagaaacaaacaaacacaaacaaacaaagatatatatatatatatatatatatatatatatggatatatatgagtaaataaataaaaatattttatgtgtttgtgtgttcttTCCTCCGTTGTGACATGTGAGACTTGCCACACTAAGTTCAAGTTGGCGAGAGAACATCACgcattaaaaaaaggaaaaaaaataatgcaggaggagaggagggaaatgttgGGTGGTGAGGTgatagtttttcttttttcttttttcctttttgggatgggggaggagggacaaaataaagaaaaagaaggcacATATGAAAAGGGGACATTATATAAATTAGTCCTTTTAAAACTGAATGCAATTTGTgacgtttgtttttttgtttgtttgattgtttcGCTTTAGTTGATACGATACACGTTACTATTCTGCATGTTGCACTGCAGAGGTCATTTATatcatttatatatttgttcaattttttttgcttccggATGCACTTATTGAATTCACCTTTTAtttccctgttttttttgaattatttattttggtttTGGGGTGCCGTTGAGGTTACTCTCACCCGTTGTCACTTCTcttctcatttcttttaAACCAAATTTATTTCCTCTCAATTGCCTGctttaaataaaataaaataaaagcactCAGCAAGACAAGGCACTAGGTTAAAACAAGTCAATAAAAACAACGTAATAAGGAAGGTTATTCAAAAGAAATTCAAATTTGAATATTTATTGcaacaggagaaaaaaaaacgcgaaTAAAGCAGTGAAGAGCAAGAGCGGGGTAAtagttgttgttgcgtatttgtgtctgtgtgtgtgtccacTCCATTGAGGCCCTCAATCACACCAGTACATTGTCAACACAGagcgagagagagagaaaaaaaaaagaggggaaagagatcaaagagaggggaagagaattAAAGCGAGCGTATTAGGCTCATTTAATTACATTTTATTTGTAAGTGAAATCTCAAGAAGTTAACAGATAAACTAATTCAACAAACCAACTTAAACTTATGGGTTGTGGTGGATCGAAGCCGAGGCCACAGCCTCCTCAAATGcctccaccgccaccaccaccagttgttgcaccaccgccgccaccaccaccaccaccaccaccagaaCCCGTCGCgccgccaacaccaccaccaaaatcTCCAACTGTTCAATCCGAAGAATCGGTGGTTGAGGAAGTTGAGGAGGTGCCATTAACTCCAAGAGCCGCACGCCTTCAGAATGTTATTGCAGCAAAGCAGTCGACTTTTATGTACAACAAATGCACCGTTACCGGTGAGGTGACACCGTTTTTTCCACCGAAAGGTCGATGTTTCCGCATCATTGATGAGGAGGGTCGCTGGTTCTTCTACAACGACACCATGAACTATGAGATGTGCGTACTGGCCGTTTTTTCACCCGATTCGGATGTGAAGCACTGCgggacaacaacaataaaaagcaTAAGGAATGGATTAACTGTTATATCTGCTTTTGTATACCCACTAGAAACACTGGAGTTCCTTTCTGGTTCAGTGGAGTTGGGAGCcatgtatgtgtatgcgcAACAGCTTTCTAAGCGGTATTACAGCCATCTTCGTGTTTTCAGCGTGGATGGTAAGAAGGAGATGGAGACAGTTATGACGCTACCGTGGGAGGAAGTGGACAATGAAGAACTTCTAAAGCTATGCTCAGACTCTTTTATGCGTTACGCTGATGTGAAATTCCTTCCATCAACTGGTATGTTCTCACGCCTCGATATTGATGGTCGTTTCATTCAACCAGTGGAGGTGCGTCGTCCAAGCGAATTTGCTCAATGTGACGAGGAAAATATCGATGCTGTGCGCGGTGTCGTCCTTTCCTCCTGCGTGGAGGCGGGCACGCTTGGAGATTCGTGGTTCGTAAGTGCGCTTTCCCTGCTTGCCACCGATGAGGAACGCGTCAAGGCGATGTTTGCCTCCACCACACCTGCCGAGAAGCAAACGGGCGCCTACCGTGTCTTACTGAACAAAGACGGATGGTGGAAGAACATTCTGGTAGATGACTTTCTTCCAACAGTTGGTGGTGTGCCATGCTACGCACGGTGCATCGATGACCCCGGAGAGTTGTGGCCATCTTTGCTGCAAAAAGCTTACGCGAAATTGTATGGCTCTTATGCAAGCATCACAGGAGGCGACACACTCCTCGCCCTACAGAACTTTACTGGAGCGCCAGTGTACCGATTCGATAAAGCATGGCGTGACGCGGCGACAgatgaggagaaaaagaatgcacTCATTCAGAAGATTATGGGATACGTTGAAGCTCACAATCCCGTCATTTTGAGCGTTCCAACCGGAAAGGAGGCGAAAACCGCTGTTGCGAATGGTCTTGGAGAGGGTTACTCATACGCGCTACTGTCTGTCCACAACTTCCCTGAGGAGAACATTACGCTTCTGAAGATGTTCAACCCGTGGGAACCTGCGATGCCGTGGTCCGGTCAGTGGCGAGAAGGTAGCGACAAGTGGACCGAGCACAGCGAGATACAGTCGAGTTGCGAGCCGTGCTTCGAAGCGCATGACGGTATATTTTTCATCGAATGGTCAGAAGCTGTTGAGGTATTTAATGGTTGCGGAGTTCTGTACTTGGACGAGAAGCCGGTGTATGACTACCGTGTTGCTGGTGAATTTGACAATGAGCAGCCCAACCTTGCGCTTATGATTCGGGCAAAGGAAACCGTTGAAGTTATGTTGACTCTCTCGCAGAGGGATAAACGCGGTCTGCCTATAGAGTCGCCTGATGCAAAGCTGTCGCCTGTGTTACTGTGTGTTTCCCGCGCCGAGCGAAAAAGGCAAGTTGTGTATCAATGCACCAGCTCTGATCCCGAAACCCCTGCACAAGGCTTTAACTTTGTTGTGGGGCGAGACCTTGCAATGAAATGTACTTTTGAGGCCAGGGAAGCGCCATACTTTGTTATTCCTCGCATCCACCGCCGGGGAACATGCGAGGGACGCCGCAGGGGTTTTGTAATTGGCATTCGGTCCAGCACACCATTGGATGAAAAGCTTGAGATTCACTTCACCACACTTGAGCCTACGTGTCGTGTGTTGCATAACTGCATTACATTTACAGCTAACCGAATGCCTGGTGCTGTGCGTGAGTGGCAGATAAAGACGCCTGATGCAGAACCCGCAACATACAGGGGTTGGGGCCTCTCTCCAGCGGAGGAATTCCATGAAGACGATGAAGGTGCGCTGACAAGGGAATATGTTGTGTCGCAGCCTGAAGAATCCCCAACACCTCAAAGTGAAGCACATGTAAGCGAAGAGGAGGCAAAACCAGAGGAAGAATGTCAACAGCCTTCTGATGAGAAGCCGCACGAGTTGACGGAAGAACCCGAAGCAGAGGCCGCTGCACCTGAACCGATGGGAGAAGGAGATGTGGTGGCGGAAGCGCAACCGGAACTTGCCGTTGAGGAACTTTCGGAAGGGGATGTGGAGGCGAGAGAAGCGCCAGCACCACCGGAGGAGCCACAAGTAACCGCTGAGCCCGAGTCACCGCAGCAATCAGCGGAACCGGAACCGGAAGCTGCGCCTCCCGCCCCCACTGATGACGGTTCCGCTTCCGAAAGCTCCGATGATGGACTGGGAAGATTTGCAGCTGATCGTATCGGTGCATTTGCCTTATCGGATGATAGCGACACTGACTAGTTGAGGTGGCTGAAAGGAAAtaagaaacaga contains:
- a CDS encoding calpain, putative, encoding MYNKCTVTGEVTPFFPPKGRCFRIIDEEGRWFFYNDTMNYEMCVLAVFSPDSDVKHCGTTTIKSIRNGLTVISAFVYPLETLEFLSGSVELGAMYVYAQQLSKRYYSHLRVFSVDGKKEMETVMTLPWEEVDNEELLKLCSDSFMRYADVKFLPSTGMFSRLDIDGRFIQPVEVRRPSEFAQCDEENIDAVRGVVLSSCVEAGTLGDSWFVSALSLLATDEERVKAMFASTTPAEKQTGAYRVLLNKDGWWKNILVDDFLPTVGGVPCYARCIDDPGELWPSLLQKAYAKLYGSYASITGGDTLLALQNFTGAPVYRFDKAWRDAATDEEKKNALIQKIMGYVEAHNPVILSVPTGKEAKTAVANGLGEGYSYALLSVHNFPEENITLLKMFNPWEPAMPWSGQWREGSDKWTEHSEIQSSCEPCFEAHDGIFFIEWSEAVEVFNGCGVLYLDEKPVYDYRVAGEFDNEQPNLALMIRAKETVEVMLTLSQRDKRGLPIESPDAKLSPVLLCVSRAERKRQVVYQCTSSDPETPAQGFNFVVGRDLAMKCTFEAREAPYFVIPRIHRRGTCEGRRRGFVIGIRSSTPLDEKLEIHFTTLEPTCRVLHNCITFTANRMPGAVREWQIKTPDAEPATYRGWGLSPAEEFHEDDEGALTREYVVSQPEESPTPQSEAHVSEEEAKPEEECQQPSDEKPHELTEEPEAEAAAPEPMGEGDVVAEAQPELAVEELSEGDVEAREAPAPPEEPQVTAEPESPQQSAEPEPEAAPPAPTDDGSASESSDDGLGRFAADRIGAFALSDDSDTD